A genomic stretch from Lysobacter soyae includes:
- the lpxA gene encoding acyl-ACP--UDP-N-acetylglucosamine O-acyltransferase, whose translation MQDLIHPTASIDPAARLGEGVRVGAFTLIGADVVIGDGTEIGSHCSIQGPTRIGANNKIHAHVAIGGDPQDKKFDGERTTLVIGDGNTFREFCTVNRGTGHGGGETRVGDGNWFLAYVHVAHDCIVGSHCVFSNNATLAGHVTVQDHVILSGFVGVHQFCRIGAHAFVGMGAFVNGDVPPFVMVAQSDYSRPRGINTEGLKRRGFSAERIALVKRAYRALYMGDAKLEEAKQELAEIATGSEDVRAFLEFIERGERPLLR comes from the coding sequence ATGCAAGATCTGATCCATCCCACCGCCTCGATCGACCCCGCTGCCCGTCTGGGCGAAGGCGTGCGCGTCGGTGCGTTCACGCTGATTGGCGCCGACGTCGTCATCGGTGACGGCACGGAGATCGGATCACATTGCAGTATTCAAGGCCCCACCCGAATCGGGGCCAACAACAAGATTCATGCGCATGTCGCCATCGGCGGCGACCCGCAGGACAAAAAATTTGACGGTGAGCGCACCACGCTCGTCATCGGCGACGGCAACACCTTCCGGGAATTTTGCACGGTCAATCGCGGCACCGGTCACGGCGGCGGCGAAACGCGCGTGGGAGATGGCAACTGGTTCCTCGCGTATGTGCATGTCGCACACGACTGCATCGTCGGCAGCCATTGCGTGTTTTCCAACAACGCGACGCTGGCAGGTCACGTCACCGTGCAAGATCACGTCATTTTGAGCGGCTTCGTCGGCGTGCATCAGTTCTGCCGGATCGGTGCGCATGCATTCGTCGGCATGGGTGCGTTCGTCAATGGCGACGTCCCACCGTTCGTGATGGTCGCGCAAAGTGATTACAGCCGGCCGCGCGGTATCAATACCGAAGGTTTGAAGCGTCGCGGTTTCAGCGCCGAACGCATCGCCTTGGTGAAGCGTGCCTACCGCGCGTTGTACATGGGCGATGCCAAGCTCGAGGAAGCGAAACAGGAACTCGCCGAAATCGCGACCGGCAGTGAGGACGTGCGCGCATTTCTTGAATTCATTGAACGCGGCGAGCGGCCGCTGTTGCGCTGA
- the fabZ gene encoding 3-hydroxyacyl-ACP dehydratase FabZ has protein sequence MTASVQLPLDVVKIKELLPHRYPFLFLDRVVEFEAGARIVCIKNVSANEPYFEGHFPSRPVMPGVLLIEAMAQAGGVLSHLSRGTSYDNGLSYLVKVDGARFSRMVGPGDQVALEVKIKRAIRNMVLYEGIARVDGEEVAAAEILCAEAK, from the coding sequence GTGACCGCTTCAGTGCAATTGCCGTTGGACGTTGTAAAAATCAAAGAACTGCTGCCGCATCGCTACCCGTTTCTGTTTCTGGACCGCGTCGTTGAATTCGAGGCCGGCGCGCGTATCGTGTGCATCAAGAACGTCAGTGCCAACGAGCCCTACTTTGAAGGCCACTTTCCCAGCCGTCCGGTGATGCCGGGTGTGCTGTTGATCGAAGCGATGGCCCAAGCCGGTGGCGTGCTGAGCCATTTGAGCCGCGGCACTTCTTACGACAACGGACTCTCCTATTTGGTGAAGGTTGATGGTGCGCGTTTCTCGCGCATGGTCGGACCGGGAGACCAAGTGGCGCTCGAAGTGAAAATCAAACGTGCCATCCGCAACATGGTGTTGTACGAAGGTATCGCCCGTGTGGATGGCGAGGAAGTCGCCGCCGCCGAAATCCTCTGTGCCGAGGCCAAATAA
- the lpxD gene encoding UDP-3-O-(3-hydroxymyristoyl)glucosamine N-acyltransferase: MPATRSTDAGYTLEDIAERFALTLRGEAGTRVTGVATLANAAATDVAFLANPLYRNQVAQTRAAAVILREEDAALAPKGALIARDPYSAFAKISALFDPDPEPVPGVHASAVVDDTATIAATAQVGPHCVIGARSVIEDGAVIGPGCIIGEDCIVGAGCSLVARVSLVKRVRLGRGVRIHPGAVLGADGFGLAQDIDANGERHWIKVPQQGGVVIGDDCEIGANTTIDRGALDDTILGRDVRLDNQIQIGHNVVIGDHTAMAGCVAVAGSTRIGSRCLIGGAAGIVGHLEICDGVVVTAMSLVTHSIDTPGQYSSGTPLMDSRSWRRSATRFKQLDELARRIARLSKESL, encoded by the coding sequence ATGCCGGCGACCCGCAGCACCGACGCCGGCTATACGCTGGAAGACATTGCCGAACGATTCGCCCTCACCCTTCGGGGTGAGGCAGGCACACGTGTCACCGGTGTCGCGACCCTGGCCAATGCCGCGGCCACTGATGTCGCCTTTCTCGCCAACCCGCTCTATCGCAATCAAGTGGCACAGACGCGTGCCGCCGCGGTGATTTTGCGTGAGGAAGACGCAGCGCTTGCACCGAAGGGTGCCCTGATTGCGCGAGATCCATACAGCGCGTTCGCCAAGATTTCCGCCCTGTTCGATCCGGATCCGGAACCGGTACCGGGCGTCCACGCCAGTGCTGTTGTTGACGACACCGCGACCATTGCCGCAACCGCGCAGGTCGGTCCGCATTGCGTGATCGGTGCGCGCAGCGTGATTGAAGACGGTGCCGTCATCGGGCCGGGCTGCATCATCGGCGAGGATTGCATCGTCGGCGCCGGCTGCAGCTTGGTCGCACGGGTGAGCTTGGTCAAACGTGTCCGCCTTGGGCGGGGGGTCCGCATCCATCCGGGTGCGGTGTTGGGCGCCGACGGCTTTGGCCTGGCACAAGACATTGACGCCAACGGCGAGCGTCATTGGATCAAAGTGCCGCAACAGGGCGGTGTCGTCATCGGCGACGATTGCGAAATCGGTGCCAACACCACCATCGATCGCGGTGCGCTTGATGACACCATTCTGGGTCGCGACGTGCGGCTAGACAATCAGATCCAAATCGGACACAACGTCGTGATCGGAGATCACACTGCCATGGCCGGCTGCGTGGCCGTCGCCGGCAGCACACGCATCGGCAGCCGCTGCCTGATCGGCGGTGCGGCTGGTATCGTAGGTCACTTGGAGATCTGCGATGGGGTTGTGGTCACCGCCATGAGTTTGGTGACCCATTCGATTGACACGCCCGGCCAATATTCGTCCGGCACGCCGTTGATGGACAGTCGTAGTTGGCGCAGGAGCGCCACCCGTTTCAAACAACTCGATGAACTGGCGCGACGGATCGCCCGGCTCTCGAAGGAGTCGTTGTGA